In Stenotrophomonas sp. 169, one DNA window encodes the following:
- a CDS encoding LysR family transcriptional regulator has product MDTDLNLLRLFLAVAEGGNFRAAADRLGVTRSAVSQGIRRLEDGLGIALVQRSTRSVRLTEAGERLLSQIAAPLNVVASALEDAASVGEPRGLLRVAVTSIAERFLSGPVISDFLQTHPGITLDVTVTDAPSDIVAAGFDAGVRLGEVIEQDMVAIALTGPQREVVVASPGYVAEHGVPTHPGELSRHRCIGWRPAPEAAPYRWEFAEGGRAFDVTVSPQLTTNDMLLMVRTALSGGGITFGMEETFAPYIARGELVTMLETYLPPFPGFFLYFPSRHNPPAKLRALIDHIRAHTPAADG; this is encoded by the coding sequence ATGGACACCGATCTCAACCTGCTGCGCCTGTTCCTTGCCGTTGCCGAGGGAGGCAACTTCCGTGCGGCGGCTGATCGCCTGGGCGTGACCCGCTCTGCGGTGAGCCAAGGCATCCGGCGACTGGAGGACGGCCTGGGCATCGCGCTGGTGCAGCGCTCCACCCGCAGCGTGCGGCTGACCGAGGCCGGCGAGCGGCTGCTCAGCCAAATCGCCGCGCCATTGAACGTCGTTGCCTCGGCACTCGAAGATGCCGCCAGTGTGGGTGAGCCACGCGGCCTGCTGCGCGTTGCGGTGACCTCCATCGCCGAGCGCTTCCTGTCCGGGCCGGTGATATCCGACTTCCTGCAGACGCATCCCGGCATCACGCTGGATGTCACCGTGACCGACGCGCCATCGGACATCGTGGCGGCCGGCTTCGACGCGGGCGTGCGGCTGGGTGAGGTGATCGAACAGGACATGGTGGCCATCGCGCTTACCGGTCCGCAGCGCGAGGTCGTCGTCGCCTCGCCCGGCTATGTCGCGGAGCATGGCGTTCCCACGCATCCCGGCGAGCTCTCCCGCCACCGCTGTATCGGTTGGCGACCCGCGCCGGAAGCAGCGCCGTATCGCTGGGAGTTCGCCGAGGGCGGCCGCGCGTTCGACGTCACCGTATCCCCGCAGTTGACCACCAACGACATGTTGCTGATGGTCCGTACCGCGCTGTCCGGCGGGGGCATCACCTTCGGCATGGAAGAAACCTTCGCCCCGTACATCGCGCGCGGCGAATTGGTGACGATGCTGGAGACGTACCTGCCGCCCTTCCCTGGCTTCTTTCTGTATTTTCCAAGCCGCCATAATCCGCCGGCGAAGTTGCGCGCACTGATAGACCACATCCGCGCCCACACCCCGGCAGCCGACGGGTAG
- a CDS encoding SDR family oxidoreductase, with protein sequence MNQIQDKIVLITGASSGIGEATARLLAQQGATVVLGARRIDRLQALVIEIQAAGGTAMALALDVTDRTQTADFVQRAVETYGRVDVIINNAGVMPLSPLASLKLDEWDRMIDVNIRGVLHGIAAVLPQMQAQGHGQVINIASIGAHAVSPTAAVYCATKYAVWAISEGLRQESPSIRVTTISPGVTTSELADSISDAQGREEMKAFRATAIPAEAVARAIAFAVAQPADVDTSEIIVRPTASPH encoded by the coding sequence ATGAACCAGATTCAGGACAAGATCGTGCTCATCACCGGGGCCAGCAGCGGGATCGGCGAGGCCACCGCGCGGCTGCTTGCGCAGCAGGGCGCGACGGTGGTGCTGGGGGCGCGCCGCATCGATCGGTTGCAGGCACTGGTGATCGAGATCCAGGCTGCCGGCGGAACCGCGATGGCGCTGGCGCTGGATGTCACCGATCGAACGCAGACGGCGGATTTCGTCCAGCGTGCCGTGGAGACCTACGGGCGGGTGGACGTGATCATCAACAACGCAGGGGTCATGCCACTGTCCCCACTGGCGTCGTTGAAGCTGGATGAGTGGGATCGCATGATCGACGTCAACATCCGCGGGGTGCTGCACGGGATCGCAGCGGTGCTGCCGCAGATGCAGGCGCAGGGCCACGGGCAGGTGATCAACATTGCCTCCATCGGGGCGCATGCGGTGTCACCGACGGCGGCGGTCTACTGCGCAACCAAGTACGCGGTCTGGGCGATCTCCGAGGGGCTGCGGCAGGAGAGTCCGTCGATACGGGTGACCACCATCAGCCCGGGTGTCACCACGTCCGAACTGGCGGACAGTATTTCCGATGCGCAGGGCCGCGAGGAAATGAAGGCGTTCCGCGCGACGGCGATTCCGGCCGAGGCAGTGGCACGTGCGATCGCGTTTGCGGTGGCGCAGCCGGCTGATGTGGATACCAGTGAGATCATCGTCCGTCCGACCGCCAGTCCGCATTGA
- a CDS encoding aldo/keto reductase, producing the protein MNSRRQFLSLAAASAAVMAASPLFAQSPAPGSVLPTRGTPRSGGSPVARPQPAGGRYRPPTRMGLGGAPLGGSLAPTTRDAAQATMAAAWASGVRLFDTSPWYGLGLSERRMGNELHLHPADQYTLSSKIGRLLTGTSGPLQKTNWHDPAPFRYRYDYSADGARRSVEDSLNRLGVSQLDIVFIHDLSPENEKDLGMPWEQRFAEALRGAMPELSKMREEGLIKGWGFGVNRPQPALRAVVESDPDIMLLACQYSLLDHETTLRDTFPKLAEKGVSVMVGSPLLAGYLTGRERYLYGSPIPEWAPAKRAKIAAICERHGIDLRTAALQFADAPSVVSCIVPGARTPEQVRANVASMSIAIPADFWAELKKEKLIAADAEVPA; encoded by the coding sequence GTGAACTCACGACGTCAGTTTCTTTCCCTTGCCGCGGCCAGCGCGGCGGTCATGGCGGCCTCGCCGTTGTTCGCGCAGTCACCGGCACCGGGCAGCGTGCTGCCCACGCGTGGCACACCCCGCAGCGGCGGCAGCCCGGTTGCGCGACCGCAGCCCGCAGGTGGCCGCTACCGTCCGCCGACCCGCATGGGACTCGGCGGTGCGCCCTTGGGAGGCAGCCTGGCACCCACTACCCGTGACGCAGCACAGGCCACCATGGCGGCGGCGTGGGCATCGGGCGTCCGCCTGTTCGACACCTCGCCCTGGTATGGGCTGGGCCTGAGCGAGCGGCGCATGGGCAATGAACTGCACCTGCACCCCGCCGATCAGTACACCCTCAGCAGCAAGATCGGTCGCCTGCTCACGGGCACGTCCGGCCCCCTGCAGAAAACCAACTGGCACGATCCGGCGCCGTTCCGTTATCGCTACGACTATTCCGCAGACGGCGCACGGCGTTCCGTGGAAGACAGCCTCAACCGGTTGGGCGTGTCGCAGTTGGATATCGTGTTCATCCATGACCTGTCGCCGGAGAACGAAAAAGACCTCGGCATGCCGTGGGAACAGCGCTTTGCCGAAGCACTGCGCGGCGCCATGCCGGAACTGTCGAAGATGCGCGAGGAAGGCTTGATCAAAGGCTGGGGGTTCGGGGTGAACCGGCCGCAACCGGCACTGCGCGCGGTGGTCGAATCGGATCCGGACATCATGCTGCTGGCCTGCCAGTACTCACTGCTGGACCACGAAACCACCCTGCGCGACACCTTCCCGAAGCTCGCTGAAAAAGGCGTATCGGTGATGGTGGGCTCACCGCTGTTGGCAGGCTACCTGACCGGCCGCGAGCGCTATCTGTACGGCAGCCCGATCCCGGAGTGGGCGCCGGCCAAGCGCGCCAAGATCGCCGCGATCTGCGAGCGCCATGGCATCGACCTGCGCACTGCGGCGCTGCAGTTTGCCGACGCGCCGTCGGTGGTCTCGTGCATCGTCCCCGGTGCACGGACGCCCGAGCAGGTCCGCGCGAACGTCGCGTCGATGTCCATCGCCATCCCGGCGGATTTCTGGGCGGAACTGAAAAAAGAAAAACTGATTGCCGCCGACGCCGAAGTGCCTGCATGA
- a CDS encoding YqcI/YcgG family protein: protein MRGAGEETGSHTGLEPPAWQQVAREEISQRLADVDFPCLFARKAWRAGSIWFQFCERDRYVAAREALTAYTDMVKTVAIEERLYRPLCLVFRNEEDEQPMDQHAAAWQLLEWLHRYDPQAWPAKVPDETDDPAWSFCFNGVPLFVNISSAAHVQLKSRNLGRCLVLVVNPRENFDVVASAASPHGRTLRARIRSRVESYNQAPAPASLGFHGEPGNREWMQYQLDEPGLEAPACCPFSTQRRRLR, encoded by the coding sequence ATGCGGGGTGCAGGCGAAGAAACAGGCAGCCATACCGGTCTCGAACCGCCTGCCTGGCAGCAGGTGGCACGCGAAGAAATCAGCCAGCGGCTGGCGGATGTGGACTTCCCGTGCCTGTTCGCGCGCAAGGCGTGGCGGGCCGGTTCCATCTGGTTCCAGTTCTGCGAGCGCGATCGCTACGTTGCCGCGCGTGAAGCACTGACCGCCTACACTGACATGGTCAAGACGGTCGCCATCGAGGAGCGTCTCTATCGGCCGCTGTGTCTGGTCTTCCGCAACGAGGAAGACGAGCAGCCAATGGACCAGCACGCGGCGGCGTGGCAACTGCTGGAGTGGCTGCATCGCTACGATCCGCAGGCATGGCCTGCGAAGGTGCCCGATGAAACCGACGACCCGGCTTGGAGTTTCTGCTTCAACGGCGTGCCGTTGTTCGTCAACATCAGCTCGGCCGCCCATGTGCAACTGAAGAGTCGCAACCTGGGCCGATGCCTGGTGCTGGTGGTCAACCCGCGCGAGAACTTCGACGTGGTCGCCAGCGCGGCCTCGCCGCATGGGCGCACGTTGCGCGCGCGGATCCGCAGTCGCGTGGAAAGCTACAACCAGGCACCTGCGCCGGCGAGTCTGGGATTCCATGGCGAACCGGGCAACCGCGAATGGATGCAGTACCAGCTGGACGAGCCAGGGCTGGAGGCGCCTGCGTGCTGCCCGTTCTCCACGCAGCGCAGGCGCCTCCGATGA
- a CDS encoding LysE family translocator has translation MIGFDLNLLLLYIVTVTVMIALPGPVMILVVSAGLSGGPRRALSTIAGTNAASLLLIALSALMVQGLLAIDEAYFNGIKLLGALYIGYVGWGLLRAVPFEGRPQSGGGVGGFGKGFMVAIANPKDIIFFASFFPQFIGIMPQPALSLVVLTLLWVALDFATLMVMFQLVRRLLRPVLQRALLRCSGVLLIVVALVGVAFAGRALWTTSG, from the coding sequence ATGATCGGATTCGATCTGAACCTGTTGCTGCTGTACATCGTGACGGTCACGGTGATGATCGCGCTGCCCGGCCCGGTGATGATCCTGGTGGTCAGTGCGGGACTGTCCGGTGGGCCGAGGCGCGCGTTGTCGACCATCGCCGGTACCAATGCGGCCTCGCTGCTGCTGATCGCGCTGTCGGCGCTCATGGTCCAGGGTCTGCTGGCCATCGATGAGGCGTACTTCAACGGCATCAAACTGCTGGGGGCGCTGTACATCGGCTACGTCGGCTGGGGGCTGCTGCGCGCGGTCCCCTTCGAAGGCCGGCCGCAGTCAGGTGGCGGTGTCGGCGGCTTCGGCAAAGGCTTCATGGTCGCCATCGCCAACCCCAAGGACATCATCTTCTTCGCCTCGTTCTTCCCGCAGTTCATCGGCATCATGCCGCAGCCGGCACTCAGCCTCGTGGTGCTGACACTGCTCTGGGTGGCGCTTGATTTCGCTACGCTGATGGTGATGTTCCAGCTGGTGCGTCGATTGCTGCGACCGGTGCTGCAGCGTGCGCTGCTGCGGTGCTCGGGCGTGCTGCTGATCGTTGTGGCACTGGTGGGGGTGGCGTTTGCCGGACGGGCGTTGTGGACGACCTCGGGATGA